One stretch of Argiope bruennichi chromosome 3, qqArgBrue1.1, whole genome shotgun sequence DNA includes these proteins:
- the LOC129963863 gene encoding uncharacterized protein LOC129963863 has protein sequence MMNKQSSRSPNLRRTPRRKSFRSFSLGKENNTFAVAKRHSTTSKKVENIINEVRVTACKTITNVKSSFGDISEKLKGPLKRTRSFSKRQQYEGLEEIATPVKLYTPFNFVTPSPPTPDRKRISPRRCSFKSPTGRFQKDVQQLNRELKELKEIENSLCAAKLR, from the exons atgATGAATAAGCAATCGTCACGCAGTCCGAACTTACGGCGTACTCCTAGAAGGAAAAGTTTCAGAAGTTTTTCATTAGGGAAAGAAAACAACACCTTTGCTGTTGCAAAGAGACATTCCACAACAtcaaaaaaagtggaaaatattataaatgaggTCAGAGTGACGGCTTGTAAAACGATTACTAATGTCAAATCATCATTTGGAGATATATCCgag AAATTAAAAGGACCTCTGAAAAGAACTCGCAGCTTCTCAAAGAGGCAACAATATGAAGGCTTGGAAGAAATTGCCACTCCAGTGAAGCTTTACACACCATTCAATTTTGTGACTCCAAGTCCACCCACACCTGATCGCAAAAGGATTTCACCCAGAAG gtGCTCATTCAAGAGTCCAACTGGAAGATTCCAAAAAGATGTTCAACAGCTGAATCGTGAGCTGAAAGaactaaaagaaattgaaaattcacTCTGTGCTGCAAAGCTAAGATAA
- the LOC129963318 gene encoding proteasome subunit beta type-5-like yields MALEALCGVSTNFGFGQKSENENDILNFISKNSANLSCHTQLALPPVRAPSEAFKIFDKDEHGKRIKIEFRKGTTTLAFKYKGGVIVAVDSRATGGSFINSNEVEKIIAINDYLLGTMAGGAADCVYWERILSERCRIYELRNRERISVAAASKLLANIMFNYKGMGLSLGVMISGWDKRGPGLYYVDSEGNRFPGDVFAVGSGATYAYGVLDGGYKYDLEDEDAYELGRRAIYHATHRDAYSGGLIRVCHVRETGWKLISVEDCTKLHYKYQDEKMV; encoded by the exons ATGGCGTTAGAAGCTCTTTGCGGTGTTTCTACTAATTTTGGATTTGGTCAAAAATCCGaaaatgaaaacgatattttgaatttcatatccAAAAACTCAGCTAATTTGTCCTGCCATACTCAATTAGCTTTGCCTCCTGTCCGTGCa ccCTCTGAAGCATTTAAAATCTTTGATAAAGATGAACATGGAAAGcgtatcaaaattgaatttaggAAGGGTACAACTACTCTTGCCTTCAAATACAAAGGAGGAGTTATTGTTGCTGTTGATTCAAGAGCAACTGGAGGATCATTTATAA ACTCAAATGAAGTGGAAAAGATAATAGCAATTAATGATTATCTTTTGGGAACTATGGCTGGTGGTGCAGCTGATTGTGTGTACTGGGAACGCATTCTTTCTGAAAGATGcag aatttatgagCTAAGGAACCGAGAGCGTATATCTGTTGCAGCAGCTTCAAAACTTCTGGCAAATATCATGTTTAATTATAAAGGAATGGGATTGTCTCTG ggAGTCATGATTTCTGGATGGGACAAAAGA GGTCCTGGTCTGTATTATGTAGACAGTGAGGGTAATCGTTTCCCTGGTGATGTGTTTGCTGTTGGGTCTGGTGCAACATATGCATATGGTGTTTTGGATGGTGGATACAAATACGATCTAGAAGATGAAGATGCATATGAGCTTGGACGTAGAGCAATTTATCATGCTACACATCGTGATGCTTACAGTGGTGGCCTCATAAGAG ttTGCCATGTGCGAGAAACAGGATGGAAACTAATCAGTGTAGAAGATTGCACAAAGTTGCACTATAAGTATCAAGATGAAAAAATGGTGTAA
- the LOC129964167 gene encoding N6-adenosine-methyltransferase subunit METTL3-like, producing MSDTWSDIQAFKSKQISLREKLQRRKKEREGLVLGIANELNAGSPRSNSPVPNSVVDKEEINSAPDIKADPFIEHKLLLCLCDAINLPTDSRNLVNMIVKSLNKEVPHVVVENLLQKFAAQELITVTESYTNEGTKCILVSSAEHTKLQAMANDLCAQDPNLSSALKAEKRSAEEALEQEPKTKIICKSKDASKSNKDTDTIENLLSLPSAREKETKKLGEEILDLLSKPTAKERSLVEQFRSQGGAQVQEFCPHGTKDECTKVTDANQPCNKLHFKKIIQKHTDESLGDCSFLNTCFHMDTCKYVHYEVDYSSVSQISKIHKPEKSDSPLPADGSKPILFPSQWIQCDLRYFDMSILGKFAVVMADPPWDIHMELPYGTMSDDEMRHLNIPSLQDEGLIFLWVTGRAMELGRECLQLWGYERCDEIIWVKTNQLQRIIRTGRTGHWLNHGKEHCLVGVKGNPKNINRGLDCDVIVAEVRATSHKPDEIYGIIERLSPGTRKIELFGRPHNVQPNWITLGNQVEGVRLIDPMLIDVFKKKYPDGNCMKKPDT from the coding sequence ATGTCTGATACATGGAGTGATATACAAGCttttaaatccaaacaaattAGTTTACGTGAAAAGCTTCAGAGGCGTAAGAAAGAAAGAGAAGGTTTAGTCTTGGGCATTGCTAATGAATTAAATGCAGGAAGTCCCAGGAGCAACAGTCCTGTTCCAAATTCTGTAGTGGACAAAGAGGAAATTAACTCTGCACCAGATATAAAAGCAGATCCTTTTATCGAACATAAATTATTGTTGTGCCTTTGTGATGCCATTAATTTGCCAACAGATTCCAGAAATTTAGTTAATATGATTGTAAAATCTTTGAACAAAGAAGTTCCACATGTTGTTGTGGAGAACTTACTACAAAAGTTTGCTGCTCAAGAGCTTATAACTGTCACAGAAAGTTACACAAATGAAGGTACAAAATGTATCCTAGTTTCATCAGCAGAACATACAAAGTTACAAGCTATGGCAAATGATTTATGTGCTCAGGATCCAAATTTAAGCTCTGCTCTCAAAGCTGAAAAAAGGAGTGCTGAAGAGGCATTGGAACAAGAACCTAAAACAAAGATTATTTGCAAATCTAAAGATGCTTCCAAGAGCAATAAAGATACCGATACTATTGAGAATTTATTATCATTACCATCTGCCAGAGAAAAAGAAACCAAGAAATTAGGTGaagaaattttagatttgttaAGTAAACCTACAGCCAAAGAACGATCCCTTGTTGAACAATTTCGTTCACAAGGTGGAGCCCAAGTACAAGAGTTTTGTCCTCATGGTACAAAAGACGAGTGCACTAAAGTGACCGATGCTAATCAACCATGTAACAaacttcattttaagaaaatcattcaaaagcaCACTGATGAATCACTTGGGGACTGTTCATTTTTGAATACTTGTTTTCACATGGACACTTGCAAATATGTTCACTATGAAGTAGACTATTCATCTGTATCTCAGATATCCAAGATTCACAAGCCTGAAAAGTCTGATTCTCCATTACCTGCAGACGGAAGCAAACCTATATTGTTTCCATCTCAGTGGATTCAATGTGATCTTCGTTATTTTGACATGTCTATTTTAGGAAAGTTTGCTGTTGTAATGGCTGATCCACCATGGGATATACATATGGAACTTCCTTATGGTACTATGTCTGATGATGAAATGAGACATTTAAATATTCCCAGTTTACAAGATGAAGGGCTTATATTTTTGTGGGTAACAGGACGTGCTATGGAGTTGGGCAGAGAATGTTTACAATTGTGGGGGTATGAACGATGTGATGAAATAATTTGGGTGAAAACTAATCAGTTGCAAAGAATAATAAGAACAGGGAGAACTGGCCATTGGTTGAATCATGGAAAAGAACATTGTTTAGTTGGTGTCAAAGgtaatcctaaaaatattaacagaGGTCTTGACTGTGATGTGATAGTAGCTGAAGTTAGAGCTACAAGTCATAAACCAGATGAGATATATGGAATTATAGAAAGGCTTTCACCTGGTACACGTAAAATTGAACTTTTTGGACGACCTCATAATGTTCAACCAAACTGGATCACTCTTGGAAATCAGGTAGAAGGTGTTCGCTTGATTGATCCTATGCTTATTgatgtatttaagaaaaaatatcctGATGGGAACTGCATGAAAAAACCAgacacataa
- the LOC129963317 gene encoding retinitis pigmentosa 9 protein-like: protein MASREKDKKKHRPESKKKGRDVERVQVLKHYDTFYGQAPPGLVKEEEEHPEDCIPDLPENREAREFLSKAPSKGLWMPLGKEVKVMKCWRCKTYGHRTGDRECPLFVTGNAEIEKFRYIHEDPMHNFLTEKRKAEKLERVQQLQALLASSDSSSSSSSDSSSEEKHKHKKRKKKSHHKHKKKKKRKH, encoded by the exons atGGCTAGTAGggaaaaagacaagaaaaaacaTCGTCCAGAAAGCAAGAAGAAAGGACGAGATGTCGAACGTGTTCAAGTTCTGAAGCATTATGACACATT TTATGGGCAGGCTCCCCCAGGATTAGTTAAAGAAGAAGAAGAGCACCCAGAAGATTGCATTCCTGATTTACCTGAAAATAGAGAGGCTCGGGAATTCTTATCAAAAGCACCATCAAAAGGATTATGGATGCCTCTTGGAAAAGAAGTGAAAGTCATGAAAT GCTGGAGATGTAAAACATATGGACACAGAACAGGTGACAGAGAATGCCCATTATTTGTGACTGGAAATGCAGAAATTGAGAAGTTCCGCTAT ATACATGAAGATCCTATGCATAATTTCTTAACTGAAAAGCGAAAAGCTGAAAAACTAGAAAG ggTTCAACAGTTGCAAGCTTTGTTGGCATCATCTGATAGTTCTTCAAGTTCATCTTCTGATAGCTCATCTGAAGagaaacataaacataaaaagaggaagaaaaaatcacatcataaacataaaaagaagaaaaaacgtAAACATTAA
- the LOC129963408 gene encoding dnaJ homolog subfamily B member 9-like yields MRLNLFFPIATCLLWTAIEVACEKNYYEILGVDKKASNKEIKKAFRKLAMEYHPDKNKDPDAEEKFRKIAEAYEVLSDENKRREYDQLGSSPFHSGGGGGHHGFHFDMNEFFSKFDAFASRSHGSRRKTSFGSFSGSNFFNFDDLFSDFEQEEEEEGFGFFGDFFGSKNSFFGDHFGANSDMPNIRSHHKVFSSSGGSRCSTVTQRVGNRVTTYTQCS; encoded by the exons ATGAGACTAAATTTATTCTTTCCCATTGCAACTTGTTTGCTTTGGACAGCTATTGAAGTtgcatgtgaaaaaaattattatgaaatattaggaGTTGATAAGAAGGCAAGTAACAAAGAAATTAAGAAGGCTTTCCGAAAATTAGCAATGGAATATCACCCTGATAAAAATAAAGATCCTGATGCTGAAGAAAAGTTTCGCAAAATTGCAGAAG CTTATGAAGTATTATCTGATGAGAATAAAAGACGGGAGTATGATCAATTAGGAAGTTCTCCATTTCATAGTGGTGGTGGAGGTGGACATCATGGATTCCATTTTGACATGAAtgaatttttcagtaaatttgaTGCATTTGCATCCAGGTCTCATGGTTCAAGAAGGAAAACAAGTTTTGGATCCTTTTCTGGTAGCAATTTCTTCAATTTCGATGATTTATTTTCTGACTTTGAACAAGAAGAGGAAGAAGAAGGATTTGGATTTTTTGGTGACTTTTTTGGcagcaaaaatagtttttttggtGATCATTTTGGTGCAAATAGTGATATGCCCAATATTCGCAGCCATCATAAAGTATTCAGTTCATCAG gTGGTAGTCGTTGCAGCACTGTTACACAACGTGTTGGTAATAGAGTTACAACATACACACAATGTTCTTAA